CTTACACGATCAGATAGCCATAATAACTGTACACAAATTGTCACAAGACAGAGTTGATACCTCGTATGGTAtagcaagaaaaataaaaatttgagaACCCACGACATTAAAAACGTTCATCCCCCAAAATGTTTAAATGGCACGGCCGATGATTATCAAACACGTACGAAGAATCGCgcataattcaattttaaaagaaaacaaactaaattaataacaatcgATTTGGGGAGCTGTGATGCCAGACAGACACGGCACacttataacaccccttttttgcgtcggggtttaaaaacatacttaacaCTAATTCCTACACGCCACTAAAATACTGGCACTTTGTAAATCAGATTGTGTTAACCGTCTCGCTGACTGTATCAAAGCATATAGAACGAGAACGAGATTATGTCCGTAGATAACTAAATTGCATTGGCCACGATTGTAGCTCCTTCTAAAATAGCCCTTATTGCCTACAACCTGTTGCTAACCTTATCAAACCTTTGTGGTAAATACCACAAAGGTTTGATATCTATCAAACAGCCAGGTTTAGATAGTACAAACTTTGTTTGCActcaacaaaaaagttttatagatttttttttgttgaaaggaGTTTCACTTTTGAATAAATTGTCGTTTTAACTCGTTTTAACATATGAACCGgataatacaaatgttttttttaatactaggtAAGTTTCAATAACGAAATACGTTGCGAAGTCGTTCGCATTAAGTTCCCAAAGTCGTgcggatgtttttttttattattattatcttattttattgtaggAGACAATATGGATcgaccattaaaaaaaatgtggctGGCAGAGTACGGTTGTAGGCCGCCCAAGACCGGGATGGTTGTCACTCTTTGATAGTGATATACTACCCATAAGCTGATATGTTAATAATACTGAAATTGAATGGGTAGTAGAAGAGAATAAGATATAAGATGAACTTACAGTGGCATTCTGTAAATGCATAATAAACTGGTCCAATTGCTGCAACAGTCGGGATCGCGTCGTCCTGTCGTTCGACGCGAACAGTTTCACTACACACGGCACTATCTGTTTCTGGTAGTCTGCATCGTCTAAGAGTTTACCCAACTGTAACAACAGAAACAcacttgttttataataaaaaatatatatttttcattcatttgctTTGTATATAAAATTCACTGGCAAAATGGAGTGTACTTCATCATTATATGacgtttatgaaaaaaaaaatagatttagtGAATGAGTAAAGTAGAATGTCATATCTATTCTCTTTGTgataaaacttgttaaaaagTGTCGTAGCATAGTACCATAGGAGGAAATTTCTAGGAACATTTCAGTTATTTACCTTAAACATAGGAGCCAGCACAGCAGACCCAGCATCTCCATAATGGAAGGCTGTCATCAACTGCGGCAGTATTTTATGAACACACACAGCTTCAGGGAAGTTGTCCAGATAAGAGCTTAATGTTGAGAAGAACTTCCCCTTCTCAACTTTATCTTTAATTTGTATCTCCTCAAGAAACAGCATTGTATCTATCAGATCATTCTTGAAGTAGCCACCAGGTTTTCTACACCTAAAATGACAGGATAGTTAAGAGATTTGCTATGTATGAGACATGTCTAATGATGAAATTAACAGGCACCTATTTAGTTTGGATCAGTACAGTTTTAGTTACGCCGGGTTACGAGTCGAATTTCAACTTGCGATCCGGCCGCCGCGTCATCTCTTAGTTTAGGACTCTGGTTAGAtatgaaactagtcgggctatcccgataaatacgcgtgagtataccATTTTTAAGCGATTATGAATCCAGCTCACAAAGgctattataatatgtagttaATATTACTTATCTCTGGAAAATAGATTAATGGCTGAGAGTCACAGGAAAAAATGTGATCCAATAGCTGAGACCCTTATGATTCTACTGCTTCTATAAATGCCCAAAACATAATCTTGTCTAAATCAGTAATTTTCTTCATTTACAACCAgcattttatcataataacataCCTTGTAATAATATCAGCAGGGTTTGGTCTGGAGACAGGGTTTGCACTGACCAGCTCACAGTACAGAGTGCACAGTTGTTTTGGAATGTTGTCAGTAGTTTTCAGTGCTGGCTGGTTTTTTAGTGGTCCGTTATACGCTTCCCATATTAAACAACCTAGACTCCACATATCTGATGaactgtttgaaaaaaaaaccagaaagtttttgtttattatctaTTAGTTTAAAATGTCTAAGATTAAATGGACAGAATGTAGGTATCAGAGAATGTTGAAACAATTGTATTGTACACAAGGTATAAAGGGTCAAATAGTTTgccatttatattaaagtaattaagttattattttccttgtaaTTGACTGTGTGTTTTCATCTGCAgtgctttttgtttaaagaaatgCATATGCTTTTACATCCAATTTTGTGAAGTTGAggttttttactattaattgtaataaataaaattaatactaaccACTTAGTGATGGTTTTAAGTTTAACAGGGTCATTTTTCTCTGGCGGGTCATATATTTCAAGGGCTGGTAATATTTTCATAGGTATAGGGTTTCCAGTGTCTTGCCCCTGAGCCGTCAGAAACTCAAATCCACCGAGTTTCCATTCTCCAGCTAAAGTCACAAACACGGAGTATAGGCAGACATTATTATGCCTCATATTGccatcattatttaaaaatgataatgctCTCTGtaacatattaataatattagaaaaaagaagcagttttttttgtttgtttaattgacAATCATAGACTAAGATCAAAtcatttaaccttttttttatttctgttttcattGATGATGCAATCCAATAAAGGATGATCTGTCttaatttgtttactaattaaaaagGAACTTACAGTTATTTGAAATATACCCCAAGCAAGAAATAGCTCTTTCTGGGGACCTTCCAATTTAGAATCTTCTATGTGTGTGGCTAAAGGTTCTATATATTCAGTTGCTACATATAAAAATTTCTCAGTTTCACAGCTATCTAAGTAATGTAAAAGGCTAGGATGTCGCATAGTCTTCAGTTTCTTTAGGGAGGCCTTAGCAATATCGAACAGTGTTTCCGAACTCTTCTGAAcatcgaataaaaatatagacaCTTCATCCTGTGTGCCTCTTTTCTTTCCTTTATGTAAAGTCCACACACTTCTATCTTCTAATCCAGGCACGGGATCTCCTATTTCGTAAGGAAAATCCTTAGTAGGATCCCGAGAGAAAAACGACCACAttatgtctttttatttattatttacgccATTCAAACATAATTTTTCGAAAAAATCACTTTTAGTTGAAGGCCTAATACCATAATCTTGGTAATAAATTATCcagtattgtatattttgtaattacgtgttaatttataaaagaaaaatacgaatttattttctattcatgAATTCACCATCCACAAAGAGTTGTGACAAATCTGACAAGTGACAACACACGACTTGATCTACGAAAGCAGATACAGATTAAACAGTTATCTTAATCAGgctattgttaattatttcaaattatgatcatttcaattattatgaATTTCGAGAAAAATATAAGGTTGGTTCTGCTATGATTcatctaaaatgtaaaatacagagcagtgttattttattatcagtaCTGCACTTTAAAGCAGCCCATCCCTATACACCAGCTGAGTAGCGTTTCAGGTTGGATCAGCTGAGATATTTGACAAATGCTTTTGCGTTCAATACTTCAATGACATTGATAAGAGAAATGTCAAAATCTCCATCCCGTTGAGGACCCGAATTGTAAaggaattttgttttgttttctgagtaacataaaaaaaatgtgctaatattatttctgagacataataattgtattaaacacaCTTATATAAGAACGGGCCAATAAGAAAAAATGTCGAAGTCAGTTGCACGGTTAAAATCTATGAAGAAGGTGGCTGACAAAGTAACCCACAATTCGAAATTAAGAACTAATATACCAGCTGGTATGGCTGCCGCAGGGCCTCCGTTGGGGCCTATGCTCGGACAAGTGTGTATTCTGttaatttcgattttatttgtaatacgaACTTATGTTGtaatcataacctatatctttATTTACTTCAGCGTAACATAAATATAGCAGCGTTTTGCAAAGATTTCAATGAGCGTACGGCTACTATGAAGCCTGGTATCCCATTGCCGACGAGAGTGAAGGTCAATTCTGACCGGTCCTATGAGCTCATCATTCATCAACCACCAGCTTCATATTTTCTCAAGCAGGCCGCTGGTATCAGCAGGGGTGCCATGGAACCAGGTAAAACACAAATTCTCTGTTAATGTATCTAacataaatagttaatttataaaaaaaaaataggaactGCTGTAAACATCTCATTTCCCATTTCAAATAAATGATGTCTATTTTTGCTCAAATTAATTTTTATCTCCAATACCCTAGAGGCAACATTTGCCTTAGCATCCggcaatttaaatgtttattgacataaattattttcagtaagaGAAACAAGTGGCAAAATAACTTACAAACATCTGTATGAAATTGCAAAAATCAAGTCAAAGGACCCGCCACTAGAATGGAAGCCCTTGAAGGAGATCTGTGTCATGTTGATAGCCACGGCCAGGACTTGTGGAATAGAAATTGTTAAAGATTTGGATCCTAAGGTAATTATCCctttagtatgtatttttaacatgacAGAGTAACCTTGAAATGCTGTGTATAAAAAACTGTCTGATATAAAAATCACTTCATTTATGAAGTTGGTAAATAATAGTTTACATTCTCTACTTCTTCCATTTTATATTCAGACAAAACAACTAAATGtgcatataattaattttttgcTATGAATGCCTACAAAATAGCTgccttatattttatttctgttatattatttactgtatAAATTTCTGTCCCATATTGCAAAATTACATTGCTAAAGTAACAAAtggtttttgtttatgtaaattgacTTATTATGATTTTTCTAGGAATATGGTGAGTTCCTGCAGGAAAGGAAAAAGGTCATAGAAGAGCAAAAGAAGCAATTACAAGAGAAACGAGAAGCCAAAATGTTGAGAACAGCTTAattgtacaaataattttattataggtaGTGAATGTATTAGGGACTAGCGAAACAAGAAATGtctatttcatttgaaataaaacaatgaaataccCAAAATTACTTTATTGAATCTCTATTGAATATACCTTTGTGAATTCCCTAACATTTAGTATGCTGCTATTTGTACAGGCAGATCGTCAAAGAATATAAGTAGTCAAGTTAAAATAtctacaacatttatttataatcatgGCACATGTAggcattattataaaaaaataaagcctaGCTGAGTGATAGTCATTACGtctagaatattaaaaatttaactaaaGTTAGAGATTTACACAAGGAACAACTGGGTCACAACTGTTACTATGTACATCATATACATATCAGTCTACAGACATTTACAGGCTATATCTAACGACgatatattgatatttattgacGATACCTACAACCATATCACTTTGTGAGCACCCATGTGACATAATTccagtataataatttaatcttcgATATTTGTAATTAGTAACCTCGAACCGAGCAAGAAACCTTACAAGAACATTTACAACTATCAGTATCACATATAAGACAGTCTCTTAAGAAGTTACCTTAGAGTACAAccgaaacttaaaataaaaattgaaatacttataaaaatatgcattaaatATGCTTCTTTAAATCCTTAAAAGTAATCAGGCGTTTATATTCTTACCTACAAGaagacagaaaaataaatatttttaaatattcgtaACGCAATATTTGTATGAGTATACATTGATTTGTGATTATGCAAGCTTTGTATGGTAACTGgtgcataaaataaattcgaagTAACTAACATCCCCAAGCTATATAAATAGCGGTGTCAAACTAAGATCTACGCAtttgtactgtaaataaaattttgtactttGGTAGAATACTGTTCACAGATTAAAAGTTGCCAAGTGTTGCCATGTGTTCCAAAATATTGCCAAAGGTAGAATATTACAGCCATCGAAAAATAAGTTATCAGTAGGTTATGTTAGATGTGTGCTCGGAGCGTTTGAGTTTGGGTGAATTTGGTAACACTTCTGGCAACTCCGTGACTTTGTCGATCGTGAAGTCTGGTAAATCGGAAGACTCCATGTCCTTTTGCAGCGGAATCCACACTGTGCCGCCTAACTCTGCTTCTTTTCCTCCCTGAAATTTTTTAAGATAGAAAtggatttatttagttattagcatacttattttttgtatgtatttttcgtGAGGTTGTGTAAATTTTGTTCACCAATTTGTGATACCTGTATCAGCGATTACTAAgttacacttatttatttaatacgcaGCACCGCccactaatttaaataatgtcaaTGTCTTGGCGTTGCTACAGAATCGTTAATCTTGTATAGATACATTTGCGATGCTATCACATGAAAGCTATGTAGTTTATCTCCCATGCAGTCCAAGATTATCTTCGTGCGTGGGTAgcactttaaatataattgttatgaCAGGACAATCTACAAATAACAACGTACCTTGATGTCAGTTTCCAATTTGTCTCCAACCATTATGCATACGCGAGGCTCGACCTTGAGCAGCTTGCAAGCTTCCAGGAAGATGTGCTGGTCGGGCTTCTCCCACGGCAGGTCTCCGGAGACCAGCACGCAGTCGAAGTACTTGCGGAGTCCCAGCAGGTGAATCTTCTGCCACTGGGCGCGAGACGGCCCGTTCGTGATCAGACCGAGAAGGTAATCCTCCCTGTCCACATTTATTCACCAGCCTTTTGTTATTTCTAGCTGCCTTTAATGCTGAAACTCagcacatgatacaacaaagcAAATACACTTGCACGCCTACTGCAATTGTCCCAGCAATGAATATGATATTGTTACTATGACTACGCTGGTTTACGAGCTTCGTGATTGGAATTAGATACTCTTTGTTTA
The window above is part of the Trichoplusia ni isolate ovarian cell line Hi5 chromosome 11, tn1, whole genome shotgun sequence genome. Proteins encoded here:
- the LOC113498932 gene encoding 39S ribosomal protein L11, mitochondrial, whose translation is MSKSVARLKSMKKVADKVTHNSKLRTNIPAGMAAAGPPLGPMLGQRNINIAAFCKDFNERTATMKPGIPLPTRVKVNSDRSYELIIHQPPASYFLKQAAGISRGAMEPVRETSGKITYKHLYEIAKIKSKDPPLEWKPLKEICVMLIATARTCGIEIVKDLDPKEYGEFLQERKKVIEEQKKQLQEKREAKMLRTA
- the LOC113498930 gene encoding N-acylneuraminate-9-phosphatase, with the protein product MANNSYYGENSDVAAIFFDLDNTLIQTRKGDTRACNKIIEILQQEYGLPQDAAVESGTNFLRAFRARPDDDTYALDEWPAHLWRNCLPKNYRHIAKNISTQWVKLRFQCLALTHEVIHLLETLREDYLLGLITNGPSRAQWQKIHLLGLRKYFDCVLVSGDLPWEKPDQHIFLEACKLLKVEPRVCIMVGDKLETDIKGGKEAELGGTVWIPLQKDMESSDLPDFTIDKVTELPEVLPNSPKLKRSEHTSNITY